A window of Vescimonas fastidiosa contains these coding sequences:
- a CDS encoding DUF3847 domain-containing protein codes for MPDTSKLEKLNRELEKSEKKLRKAINDEKALQHQLKQLTRKERTHRLCTRGGMLESFLQEPERLTDDDVMLLLKLIFHRQDTQELLKKMLEREKPETP; via the coding sequence TTGCCTGATACCTCGAAGCTGGAAAAGCTCAACCGGGAGCTGGAGAAAAGCGAAAAGAAACTGCGGAAAGCCATCAATGATGAAAAGGCATTGCAGCACCAGTTAAAGCAGCTTACCCGAAAGGAACGGACGCACCGGCTCTGCACTCGTGGCGGTATGCTGGAAAGTTTTCTGCAAGAGCCGGAACGCCTAACAGATGATGATGTCATGCTGTTGTTGAAACTCATTTTTCACAGGCAGGACACGCAGGAACTATTGAAAAAAATGCTGGAACGGGAGAAGCCGGAAACCCCTTAG
- the mobQ gene encoding MobQ family relaxase, which produces MPCPHNEITIVQRSQRQSAVAAAAYQSGEKLFCEYDQQVKHYPEKRGIVHNEILLPPNAPQEYADRNTLWNAAEAVEKQWNSQLARRWVLTIPREIPPDQYAVLVREFCQKQFVSKGMIADFAIHDPHPPGHNPHAHVMLTMRAIDEHGKWLPKSRKVYDLDESGERIKLPSGRWKSHKEDTVDWNDQKYCEIWRHEWEVIQNRYLEANDRPERVDLRSYARQGLDIIPTVHEGAAVQQMEKRGIQTNIGNLNREIKAANRLMKSIRQLIQNLKGWITELGEKRKELLAQKAAEEATLLPNLLMKYMEIRKEERKDWTRAGQNRGTSQDLKAVSEALSYLRQKGLSTVEDLEAFLESSGKSAADYRNQMKPKEARSKVIDGILASRTDCKECKPVYEKYQKIFFKKTKEKFKQEHPEVARYEKAATHLAKHPDDKDSTQKELQEEQETLLEEIAALKTPLTEVQEDLKKLRDIRYWVRKATPGTEESKEPPKKQPIKEVLQDKTDEKKAQRTAPEQTKHKQQDMEL; this is translated from the coding sequence ATGCCCTGTCCACACAACGAAATCACGATTGTTCAGCGCAGTCAGCGGCAGTCTGCGGTTGCCGCCGCTGCTTACCAGAGTGGCGAAAAACTGTTCTGTGAATATGACCAGCAAGTGAAGCACTACCCGGAAAAGCGTGGTATCGTCCACAATGAAATCCTGCTCCCACCTAATGCCCCACAGGAATATGCAGACCGCAATACTTTGTGGAACGCCGCCGAAGCGGTGGAAAAACAATGGAACTCCCAGCTTGCAAGGCGGTGGGTGCTTACCATCCCCAGAGAGATACCGCCCGACCAGTATGCTGTCCTTGTCCGGGAGTTTTGCCAGAAGCAGTTTGTTTCCAAAGGCATGATTGCTGACTTTGCCATCCATGACCCCCATCCGCCGGGACACAATCCCCACGCCCATGTCATGCTCACTATGAGGGCAATAGACGAACATGGGAAATGGCTTCCCAAGAGCCGCAAGGTTTATGACCTTGATGAAAGCGGAGAACGGATAAAACTTCCGTCCGGCAGGTGGAAAAGCCACAAGGAGGATACGGTTGACTGGAACGACCAGAAATATTGTGAAATCTGGCGGCATGAATGGGAAGTAATCCAGAACCGCTATCTGGAAGCCAATGACCGCCCGGAGCGTGTGGACTTGCGTTCCTATGCCAGACAGGGGCTTGATATTATCCCTACTGTCCATGAGGGGGCTGCTGTCCAGCAGATGGAAAAGCGTGGTATCCAGACAAATATCGGCAACCTGAACCGGGAAATCAAAGCTGCCAACCGCCTAATGAAGTCCATCCGGCAGCTTATCCAAAACCTCAAAGGCTGGATTACCGAGCTGGGAGAAAAACGGAAGGAGCTGCTTGCACAAAAAGCGGCGGAGGAAGCGACACTTCTTCCCAATCTGCTGATGAAGTATATGGAGATACGAAAGGAAGAACGGAAGGACTGGACGAGGGCTGGACAGAACCGGGGGACTTCACAGGACTTAAAGGCAGTCAGCGAAGCCCTATCCTATCTCCGGCAAAAGGGGCTTTCCACTGTGGAGGACTTAGAAGCATTTCTGGAATCTTCCGGGAAATCAGCCGCAGATTACCGCAATCAGATGAAGCCAAAGGAAGCCCGCAGCAAAGTGATTGACGGGATTCTTGCCAGCCGGACAGACTGCAAGGAATGTAAGCCTGTCTATGAGAAGTACCAGAAGATATTTTTTAAGAAAACAAAGGAGAAATTCAAACAGGAACACCCGGAGGTTGCCCGGTATGAAAAAGCCGCCACCCACCTTGCCAAGCACCCAGATGATAAGGACAGTACCCAAAAGGAGCTGCAAGAGGAGCAGGAAACGCTTCTGGAAGAAATTGCAGCTCTGAAAACACCGCTGACCGAGGTACAGGAGGATTTGAAGAAGCTGCGGGACATCCGCTACTGGGTACGGAAAGCCACACCCGGCACAGAGGAAAGCAAAGAGCCGCCCAAGAAGCAGCCCATCAAGGAAGTCTTGCAGGATAAGACAGACGAGAAAAAAGCACAAAGAACTGCCCCGGAGCAGACAAAACACAAACAACAGGATATGGAACTTTAA
- a CDS encoding DeoR family transcriptional regulator: MNFEFMTIDTPLPPCMPFPRALTGFPVSSTAKVMYCRMLDAMLSKEQEDENGILFVCFPVTAIAAVLSRSPMTVKRSLNELENAGLIMRVRQGVGEPNRIYVLIPGKEDAALA; the protein is encoded by the coding sequence ATGAATTTTGAATTTATGACGATAGACACACCATTGCCGCCCTGTATGCCATTTCCCAGAGCGTTGACAGGATTTCCAGTCAGCAGCACCGCAAAGGTCATGTACTGCCGGATGCTGGACGCTATGCTATCCAAAGAGCAGGAGGACGAGAACGGAATCCTGTTTGTCTGCTTCCCTGTCACAGCCATTGCCGCAGTCCTGTCCCGCAGTCCCATGACGGTCAAGCGTTCTCTGAATGAACTGGAAAACGCCGGACTTATCATGCGGGTGCGTCAGGGCGTGGGAGAACCGAATAGGATTTATGTGCTGATACCGGGAAAGGAGGACGCTGCCCTTGCCTGA
- a CDS encoding CPCC family cysteine-rich protein yields the protein MKKYQCPCCGYFTYNVPANEDCGYICPVCFWENDPFIASDNEPSDSNHGITLKEAKSNFSKFGACEKEMLCYVRPPRDDEKEIS from the coding sequence ATGAAAAAATACCAATGTCCTTGCTGCGGATATTTTACCTATAATGTTCCGGCAAATGAAGATTGTGGGTATATTTGCCCCGTTTGTTTTTGGGAGAATGACCCGTTCATTGCTTCTGATAACGAACCAAGCGACTCTAATCATGGAATAACGCTAAAAGAAGCGAAATCCAATTTCTCAAAATTTGGTGCTTGTGAAAAAGAAATGTTATGTTATGTCCGACCACCAAGAGATGATGAAAAAGAAATTTCATAG
- a CDS encoding helix-turn-helix domain-containing protein: MKGATSIQERLWELRKDKGLNLEELSKLTGISKSALGSYEKEDYKEINHGNLITLADFYGVSVDYLLCRTENREQINTPLTELHLNDEMVALLKSGRINNRLLCELATHKDFIKFLADIEIYVDGIATMQIQNLNSLVDTVRHEIIERYRPGEDDPHLKVLQAAHISDDEYFSHMVLDDLNLIIRDIREFHKKDSESAPQTTVADELKENLEAVENFKGSRDEKLVILYCKQLGINYKNLSEEEFRWFIRILKKSKKMGTPISQRKKR, translated from the coding sequence ATGAAAGGAGCAACAAGCATACAGGAACGCCTTTGGGAACTCCGCAAGGACAAAGGCTTAAATCTGGAAGAACTATCAAAGCTGACGGGCATTTCTAAATCAGCCCTTGGCAGTTATGAAAAAGAGGATTATAAGGAAATCAATCATGGCAACCTTATCACGCTGGCAGACTTCTATGGGGTTTCCGTCGATTATCTGCTGTGCCGGACAGAGAACAGGGAGCAGATCAACACGCCACTGACGGAGCTGCATTTGAACGATGAGATGGTGGCACTGCTGAAAAGCGGTCGGATTAACAACCGTCTGCTCTGCGAACTTGCCACCCATAAGGACTTTATCAAGTTTCTTGCGGACATTGAGATTTATGTGGACGGGATTGCCACCATGCAAATCCAAAATCTCAACTCCCTTGTTGATACCGTCCGGCATGAAATTATTGAACGGTATCGCCCCGGCGAAGATGACCCGCATTTGAAGGTGCTGCAAGCCGCACATATCAGTGATGATGAGTATTTCAGTCACATGGTTCTGGATGACCTCAACCTGATTATCCGGGATATTCGGGAATTCCACAAAAAGGACAGCGAGAGTGCGCCCCAAACTACCGTTGCCGATGAACTGAAAGAAAATCTGGAAGCGGTCGAAAATTTCAAGGGCAGTCGAGATGAAAAACTGGTTATCCTTTACTGCAAGCAGCTTGGTATCAACTATAAAAACCTGTCAGAAGAAGAATTTCGCTGGTTCATTCGTATTCTCAAAAAATCAAAGAAAATGGGAACGCCTATCAGCCAGAGGAAAAAACGGTAA